Within the Salmo salar chromosome ssa12, Ssal_v3.1, whole genome shotgun sequence genome, the region TTTAGCacttaatccagagattcttaactTTGTCTCGATTCTGCAGTCTcctccagatcatcatggccctGGTGAGATGTGAAGCTTGAGACAGACATTTGTAGTTCTATATGATTACagattagcagctaattagcatttcatttttggcAGGCAAATACAAGTCaccttgtccaagagagatttGCACCGGTTTCAAAACATCATGCCAGTGTAAGTCTACACGAAACGCAGCCCATTTTtttttgaagtgtttctaaaatccacaAAGGTTTTATAGGTATAATGACAGGTCCACTATGGGGCACAGTGGagttgtcataatacccataaaacctagtggtcaaacggaaatggttccaatagtttttttCACCATTCATTTTATCCATTGTGGATTTTCATgagtaaagtttgatttgattgatgacattacagctgtagaataTTTAACTGTCATTTTCACATGAGGACAAGTGCAGTTTTTCATTAAACATTTAATTGATAACACTTGACATATCATTCAAATAGTGGGAAGGATCCTATAAATCAAGACTGTGAATGCATGTACCACTCCGAATAAATAAAGCCTTTCAAGATTGGTTCTGAAACTACAATACATGCTGGATGTCTAAACAATTCAATTCTGGATGTCAATAGATTTTTTAGATTCAGTCTCATCAATGACAACATTCTAGAACGGCATTATCACTCATCTAAGTCTTTTATCCGGGGTAATCTGATGAGtgattatacagtgcattcggaacatattcagagcccttgattttttcccagattttgttatgttacagccttataaaattgattaaatcattttttcccctcatcaagctatacacaataccccataatgacaaagcaaaaatatatatttttttctgcagATGTATATTAAAAGAAAAActgatcacatttacattagcattcagaccctttactcagtactttgaagcacctttggcagcgattacagtcaaGTGTTCTTGGGTTTGatgctacaatcttggcacacctgtatttggggagtttctcccattcttctctgcagatcctctccatctctgtcaggttggatggggagcgtcactgcacagcttttttcaggtctctccagaactGTTTGATAGGGTTCAAGGccaggctctggctggtccactcaaggacattcagagacttgtcccgaagccactcctgcgcttgtcttggctgtgtgcttagggtcgttgttttgttggaaggtgaaccttcaacccagtctgaggtcctgagcgctctggagcaggttttcatcaagaatctctctgtactttgctccgttcatctttcccctcaatcctgactagtctcccagtccctgccactgaaaaacatcaccacagcatgatcctgccaccaccatgcttcaccctagggatgctgccaggtttcctccagacatgacgcttggcattcaggttaaagagtccaatcttggtttcatcagactagagaatcttgtttctcatggtctgagagtctttaggtgccttttggcaaactccaagcgggctatcatgtgccttttactgaggagtggcttcagtctagccactctactataaaggcctgattggtggagtgctgcagagatggttgtccttctggaaggttctcccatcgccacagaggaactctggagctttgtcagagtgaccattgtgttcttagtcacctccctgaccaaggcccttctcccccgattgctcagtatggctggggcggccagctctaggacatgcactgtcaactgtgggactttatatagacaggcgtgtacctttccaaatcacgtccaatcaattgaatttaccacaggtggactccaatcaagttgtagaaataatccaaggatgatcaatggaataggatgcacctgagatacATTTCTTGtctcagcaaagggtctgaatacttatgtaaataaggtttctgttttataaatgtgccaaaatgtctaaaaacctgtcttcacttcgtcattatggggtagtgtgtagactgatgaggaaaaacattgattaaattcattttagaataaggctgtaatgttacaaaatgtggaaaaggtctaggggtctgaatactttccgaatgcactgtataattgaTAAAGTAACTCTTCCCTTGTAGAATGTTGACAGCAGTATAAGACATTGTATTTTTTAACAGGATAAACTTTATCCCTCATGGCCCTGACCAAACCGGTAAATTGCCCGTCAATCTTCTCCACATGGCCAGGCTTATAGTGGTCTTCTCCCCCTTTAATGCTCTTATGCTTATCCTTTAAAAATGCCATAAGGTCTGAGATAGACACCAAGTCGACATACTGTACAAGCAATTATCTAGGCTAAGTAATACAAAATGATTTTATgatctactgctctgctagctgAACAATTATCTAGGCAAAGTAATACAAACATATATTCTGATCTACTGCTTTGCTAACTAGGTAGCTAAAGTGTAGTCAGTGGCTAAATTAGACAAAGGGGACAGAAGAATTTCTACACTTTATTAAATTAATTTAAATACAGCACATGGAATCATCTTGGATTTGATACAGGTCTCTGATTGCGCTTGCTGAGGTCTTCTATGTTGGTAATTAGCGTTTCGAATGTGAGAGTAAATTgaggcaaatatattgataaaactcaccttgtctgagagagaATTAAACGGTTGTCAAACCGTCACAGCAAGGTAAgcctacaccaaacacacacttAATTTAAAGTGTTTGTAAAATTCCCAACGTGAAAAATGTATGGAATTATTTCCATGTTTTACCGCTAGGTTTTATAGGTATTATGACCCGCCCACTGTGGCGGACTATtgggcaaaacagacagggttggctaagattgttgacaacatataaactatattttgtgtccaatgtttattgaaaacataaatacatttgcacagtgagcacttgtctctcaaatacatagtTACATTGTTCGTTAATTAGCTAGCACAGTTTTGTCACATTAGCATAGACATTGCATCAGTCTCAACACCCCAACACAATACATAGTATCAATAACAAGATTAAACTAGCTGAAATGAGCCACCTACGATGTCCcaacatggcagcttcttgtcattgttgctatctggccatccagaatcacaacaacacacagacttcTGCCTCCATTGAAGCGTGCGCATCGTTTtcgttgtcagctaacccatctatgGGAGAGCCGCTCCTTAAGCAGACCGGAACTGTGACATTTTTTTTCAATGGTTAACGGCCTGAGTGGGACATCTTCATTTATGCACCATCTTTGGCTTCACACCCAGTGTTTTGAATAAGGAAGTGAAACTATACACATGGAGGGTGTGTCTTTTCTATCGAATATATATTTTATTGGATAAAGTCCTCGTCGGATAATAATGGGTGACACAGCAAAGGATAAACGGCAGGAACAATTGAAGCGCTGGTCCGGTTCAAGCACCGACAGAGAACCGGGTGTGCCCAGGCGAAGGTGGCGGGGCAATGTCGAGGATGCAGGCGGCTCGGAGGCCTTGAACAACGTCGTTTCAAAGGACCATTCTCAGGGTGTGGAGGGAAGCGGATCGACCACCGGGGAAGCCCATAGTATTCTACTCAAACGAAGGTACTGTATTGTCAGATTGCTGCATtactaactagccagctagctagattctcgctagctagctagtactATACCGGATACTATTCAGGAATGCTATGCGTGGGCTAGGCACTTGCTAGCTTGCTTTGCTGAAACTTCAATGTTTACCTCGCTAACTAGCTACGTCTGTAATCACAACAATAGTACATTCGTGTGTGCTTGTCTAGTAGTATATTTAGATCAGTTCTCTACAGTATTCGACAGGATATGCAGCTAACTCACCCACATTGGCTGGCTAGTCATTTTGGAAAGCTAGCAGGCAGTTAACTAGTCAGCCAGCAACATAGTTAAGTTAGCTAACTACATATCTAGTTAGCTACAGGCCACCACTGTTGTTGACAACCACTGGGTTTAACATGGACTATTTGGAGGAGGGGAATATGACCTGCCTTTCATGTATGCAAATAATGAGGTTTGAGTAGCTGCCATGGAGTGCTGGTAAAATATTCACTTTAATATCCTGAGTAATGTCACTAAATGATGACCTCAACTGTAGGAGGCGAGTGCGGTTTGATACTGCTGCAGAGTTCCTGGCAGCTTGTGCCAGTGGTGACACGGATGAGGCCCAGGAAATGCTGAAAGATGCAAGAGAGACAGAAGGCAAAAATGGAGACtttcagggagaggttgtgaaTTGTGCCAATGCTGACGGAATCACAGCTCTTCACCAGGTAAGGACTTGTGGTAAATGAGTAGAATCAAGTGTCTGTGTATTGACTCTACAACCTATAGTCATACTGGAGCTATGAATATCatcatcctctctcctcattcactgTAGGCTTGTATAGATGGGAGCATGGAGGTCATGGTCTTTCTCCTGGCTCAGGGTGCCAACATAAACCAGGTGGACAGTGAGGGCTGGACTCCGCTGCATGTGGCAGCCACCTGTGGGAACCTGGAGATCACCgagtatgtacagtatatcactTCAACATCAGGCAATAGAATAGGGACTACCTATGAAAGCTTTCTACATTCCTCTGTTATAATGTTGGGCTGTCGTTGCAATTGAGTTAACCTGATTTTGTAGCCTTAGCCTCCCTGTGCCAATGTTTCTCCATTCAACAATGCTGTATTGTTGTCTGGTACAGCAGGGCCTGTAAAGCTGGCCAACAGCTTTTTGTTTACTCTTGGTTATGTGGCCTGTTTCTCTCTTGTGGATGGTTTCAAACTCTCTTTCTATATCTCAGTTTCCTTTTGCAGCAGGGTGCGTCTCTCACTGCTGTGAACTGCGATGGCGACGTCCCCCTAGATATAGCTGAAGACGAGGCCACTGAGTCGCTCCTGCACCAATACACAGTGAGACAAGGTGAGTACTGTACTACCAACACAGGGAGGAAACAAAGGATAGATTCAGGGTGATAAGTGTTGTGGTGTCTGATTTATAAAGACTTACTTAGGTACTGAGAAGGAAGGGAAGCCAGGGCACACTCTTAGCCAATTTTTGGCTTGTGATGCTGTCACATTTTATATTGAGCTAAACAAGAATAAGGCTCCCCCTTTTTCAGTGGAGTTGAGAGAGGAAGAAGCTTCATGACtaccactttttccacattcttgTTCAGTTGTTGATTATACATTTCATTCCCGTCTCAGGTGTGGACGTAGAGGCAGCTAAGCGGGTGGAGGAGGAGCAGATCATGAAAGACGCGAGAGCCTGGCTGACAGAGGGGCCTCCCTCAGAACTACGGCACCCCAAAACTGGGGCTACTCCCCTGCATGTGGCTGCAGCCAAGGGCTACCTGGAAGCCATCAAGTGAGTGTCCATGACCGTGTCCCAATTCTCTCAAAAACCCTATTTTTCTTGTCTCTCCCTCACAGCCACTCTGACAAGCTCAATAACTCTTTGAGTTTATGGAAAAGCAGGGCATTGTTAAAAAACAAAGAGACAAAATGAATTAACTCAATTGCATAGGCTTTCTGCTTTGCTCTCTGTGCTAAgccactctgtgttgttgtggttcaGACTGCTATGCCAGTGTGGTCTGGACGTGTCAGAGATGGACTGTGATGGCTGGACGCCTCTCCACGCAGCGTCACACTGGGGTCAGGGAGATGCCTGCAGGATACTGGCTGAACAGCTCTGCGACATGGAGGCCTGCAGCAATGGGgtgagaccgacagacagactagaGCCATACACAtgtataccagtggaggctggtgggaggagctataggaggacgagcTCATTGTaatgaatggaattaatggaacggagACAAACGCGATTTcagtatgtttgatgtgtttgattacTGTTCCATTTATTTTATTCTAGCTAATTACAGTGAGCCCATCCTCCTCAAGACACTCAATGTACTGGGAAATATTGTCGACTGCTTGTATACCAGGTCTCTGTAGTATTTGTTACTACTTTTTGAAATTCTAGGCTAATATAGCTTCGTCATGTGGTAGGAAGTGTGATGCCACATAATGTCTTGCTGCTTCCTTTGTGCTCTGTTTTCATTTTGCAACGTAAACCCTGCAGGGTCAGACTCCGTTTGATGTCGCTGATGAGAGTGTTGTGTCACTGCTGGAGGAGCTGTCACAGAAACAAGCCAATGTGAGACTTCCCTTTTTTGTCACTGTTCATGTGTGCAAAATATTTCTCTAGGTGGCCAATACAAAATTGCCTGATTGGGAAATATTAATTGTAGATTTCACATCTTTTCAGAATATTTTCATTTGACTTGTTGCCATATTTGCCATGTAATATTGGGCTGTTCTGCAAAAGGCAGTCTTCCTATGTTTCTCTTACTGATGAGTGATGTTGCCATGACTCTTGCTACTTTATCTGCCTTGCAATATTATTATGTGTGTTATCTAATGACAGTGGTCATATTTTTGTCACTGATGACGGAGTGTCCCTTCACAGTGGCGTAATGAGCAGTCCATCATGGACAGACAGAACCCTGCAGGCTCTACTGCTGCAAAAGCTGATAACAAACGACGGAGGTCAGTATATGCCTTATTACTACTGCATCTTATAACAAACAACAGATATGCCTTATTACTACTGCATCTGATAACATACAACTGAGGTCAGTATGTGCCTTATTATTACTGCATCTGATAACATACAACTGAGGTCAGTATATGCCTTATTATTACTGCATCTGATAACATACAACTGAGGTCAGTATATGCCTTATTATTACTGCATCTGATAACATACAACTGAGGTCAGTATATGCCTTATTACTACTGCATCTGATAACATACAACTGAGGTCAGTATATGCCTTATTACTACTGCATCTGATAACATACAACTGAGGTCAGTATATGCCTTATTATCACTGCATCTGATAACATACAACTGAGGTCAGTATATGCCTTATTATCACTGCATCTGATAACATACAACTGAGGTCAGTATATGCCTTATTATCACTGCATCTGATAACATACAACTGAGGTCAGTATATGCCTTATTATCACTGCATCTGATAACATACAACTGAGGTCAGTATATGCCTTATTATCACTGCATCTGATAACATACAACTGAGGTCAGTATATGCCTTATTACTACTGCATCTGATAACATACAACTGAGGTCAGTATATGCCTTATTATCACTGCATCTGATAACATACAACTGAGGTCAGTATATGCCTTATTACTACTGCATCTGATAACATACAACTGAGGTCAGTATATGCCTTATTATCACTGCATCTGATAACATACAACTGAGGTCAGTATATGCCTTATTATCACTGCATCTGATAACATACAACTGAGGTCAGTATATGCCTTATTATCACTGCATCTGATAACATACAACTGAGGTCAGTATATGCCTTATTATCACTGCATCTGATAACATACAACTGAGGTCAGTATATGCCTTATTATCACTGCATCTGATAACATACAACTGAGGTCAGTATATGCCTTATTATCACTGCATCTGATAACATACAACTGAGGTCAGTATATGCCTTATTATCACTGCATCTGATAACATACAACTGAGGTCAGTATATGCCTTATTATCACTGCATCTGATAACATACAACTGAGGTCAGTGTATGCCTTATTACTACTGCATCTTATTTTCTCCTGTTTCTTTTCCTCTTCTGATCTGTAGTATTTATTTCGCAGTTAGACTGTAGTTGGAGTACATTTGCAGTTAGGCTGTAGTTGGAGTAAATGTGGTGGGCTTGGCCTCAActatcaaatatatatattattttcatGCAGAAAGATGGTTTTGTCTTCATTAGAAATGTAGATGAGATTCGGTTGGATAGTTCTTCATTGACTGTTATTTTACAAAGATGGCTGACTATGAAAAAGGCGTCTTCCTTATAAATAATAGCAGGGATTGTGTTGGACAGTGTCAGAACTGGATGCCTTCCTCCTACATTCCGATATTATCTCCCATGTATGCACCAATCCAAAGCTTTTCAATGCATGGAGGGGAGTGAACGAGAGCACCCTTTGGGAGAAGGGTAAAGAATCTGAATGCAGCCTGTTTCTGTGAAATGCAGATAGTGatcatctctgtgtgtttcaggacCTCCGTGTGCAGGATGAGCAGTAgggagaagatgaatgtgcaggaCCAGTCTAAAGAGAGGAGGTCTAAAGGCCTGGAGCTCAGCGAGGAGAAAGAGAGCAGCCCTGGTATAAAATATGgctgatctcacacacacacacacacacattttgaatACCCATTCATGATTACCCACTGACTAGAGtacacctgtctgtctttcttagAAGGCTCCACTCTATCCAGTCCAGACACAGAGAGTGCCAACTCCACCGTCAGCCCTGCTGAAAAGGTAAGGCATGTCTCAATGCATCTTAAGCTGTACTGTAGATGTTGTGTAGTCTACCTGGGCCTGTCATGCTTTACACACTTACCTATTCCTTATTTTGTATCTTCGCTGTTGACGTTCACAAAATGTCCTTTACATTTGAACGTCAAGAAAAATGTGAATCATCAGCCTACCAACAGTGACTCGATTACTGTCAAGAGGAATGTTATTATTTCTCTGTATCAACACGGTCCTGTCTTGCCCGTGGTCCTGTCTTGCCTGTGGTTCAGCAGACTCCAGAGGAGAAAGATGTGGAGGAGCGGGACCAGGACAGAGCCAGTCGTACAGCCCGGGTCCAGCCCACCCCCCAGAGGAAAGACCCCCTGGCTGATAGTCCCAACAACACCAACCCAGACAGACGGAAGTAAGAGCCACATGACACACATTAAAGCTTAGTGGCCTGGCACAACTATAGGAAAGATAGGTGAATAGTTGGTGTAGCAGGAGGCAGGGTGTGGCACATAAGAAGGAAGTGATGATGAGAGCTAATGAATGACAGACTCAACACACCGGCAGTTGTTCAAGCACTATCAATGTGTTTTAGTAGAGGAGTGTGTGTCTTCTGATGTAAATTAAGTGGATGTGCTTTTATGGAGCTGTGTGGATGTGTTCTTATGGAGCATTCTGAATATACATCTTCTAGTGGAGCTGTGTGGATGTGTTCTTATGGAGCATTCTGAATATACATCTTCTAGTGGAGCTGTGTGGATGTGTTGGAGCATTCTGAATATACATCTTCTAATGGAGCTGTGTGGATGTGTTCTTTTGAAGCATTCTGAATATACCATCTTCTAATGGAGCTGTGTGGATGTGTTCTTTTGGAGCATTCTGAATCTAAGGGTTCTAATGGAGCTGTGTGGATGTGTTCTTTTGGAGCATTCTGAATCTAAGGGTTCTAATGGAGCTGTGTGGATGTGTTCTTTTGGAGCTTTCTGAATATAAGGGTTCTAATGGAGCTGTGTGGATGTGTTCTTTTGGAGCATTCTGAATCTAAGGTTCTAATGGAGCTGTTTGGATGTGTTCTTTTGGAGCTTTCTGAATATAAGGGTTCTAATGGAGCTGTGTGGATCTGTTCTTCGAACCAGCGacatttcggttactgacccaacgctcttgtTAGTCTTGATCGCCCACTGGAGTTTATAGTTTACCCATTACCTACCTCTtttaacactacatcactgacgTTAATACAGAATTGTAAGTTAATATGCTAATAATTCATGTGAATGTGATAAAACGTGTGCTCCGTTGATGTCTGTGCGGAGCTTGATTAGTAATGCCTTGGAAGAGAAACGTGAACTCTATGTAAGTTAAGAAAATGGAAATCTATGTATAGAGTTGATTATTTTATGTATAGAGTTGATTATTACAACTAACTGAACATTTTCTGATGCTGCGCGTCAGTGTGGATCATTTCTGATATTTCCCCCCTTTCAGGGGTATAACATTACAGTCGTGTATAGCTAATAGGCTTTGCGTTTGTAgatcgactgaggtgaatgaacctACAGCAGCCAAGGTGATAATGGCGGGGGTCGTtttttttgctgttctccaaatagcatttaAAAGTTTATTTAATTGTAAATAAATGCAACAAAAAAACTCCTCACTAAAACCCCAACCCTGGTTACGGCTCTGAATCTAAGGGTTCTAATGGAGCTGTGTGGATGTTTGCCCCTCAGGTTCCAGGCCCCTGTACGAGACGAGGAGTCTGAGTCTCAGAGGAAAGCACGGTCACGCCTCATGCGCCAGTCTCGCCGCTCCACACAGGTACCGGCCACAATAAACCATCTCTTTACGTCTCTTACAGAGGACTTCAAATGGATCTCGTCACCTTAACTGACCACCTTTTTAGCATAAATAATAAACATGATTTTTGCTTGTTTCCTGTGAAAGGGTGTGACGCTCACTGACTTGAAGGAGGCGGAGAAGAGCGTAGCCAAACCAGCTGATCCAGCACCCAGCAACATCCTGCATGTCAGCCCTATAGTCACCATAACACCTGCTgagagaggtgagtgggactgTGGTGGGGGAAAAAATGTGCTGTTTTCATTTAATTAATATTAATGCCATTCAGGAAGACAGGATTATGAATCCTAATTTAAAAGTATTTTAGTGTCATGAAAACATCATGTTGGCAATATCAAACGCATCCTTTAGCCTCTAGCCTTGGTGTCTGTTAAGGGCTCAAAATTGCAACCAAAACTCGTATTTGTGACCGTTTGACTTGGCAGTGCAACTCACATTTTTAATTGGATGCTACGGTGCCagtgaattattattttttttcttcgcGTTACTTTTTGGTTCACAAttttcagcttttttttttattattataaaggTATGCAACAATGGGTATGCAGACCAGGTATTCATAAAGTTTGGTCCGAAGTCTTGGTTTAATCTTTGCAAAGCAAAATTGAGTcatgtgctgtttgaatgaacattcCTAAAGGCTTTCCCAGAAAACCTTATCAATTAAATACCTGGCTGAATGATATCTTGATGATTTGTAACAATTGCACGGCATTTGTTTATCAAACTGTGCcatcacatgtagcctacattgtACAGTACCGCTAGCCGAACACAATggcctcttgctaggtgcacaATTGAATTGAAGGGCAACTACAATTTTGTTTTTTATTGTTCCCAGATCTCAAAAGTGTTCTCccgatgtggtttaagcattgttgtggacagagaaaatcaaattTGAGGAATTTTTCAACCCCAAGTTGAAATTCTGAGGGAAAACTATTAATTTTATTGGGCCCTACAATCGCTAGCAATAACACCCTTTTTAAGATTGCTCAAAGATGATATTTTTTTATGGAGGGTAGGTCATTATAGGCCAGGGCTTTCCAACCCTTTTCCTGGAGGTTTTCAtttcaaccccagttgtaactttCCTGATTCAACTTATCAACCAGCTTATTATTAGAATCGGTTGCGCTAGATTAgtgttggagcgaaaacctacaggacggtatctcactaggaacagggttggagagccctgctataGGCTACTTACGCAGCCTGCAAATGAAACATTTTAATTGATGCGCGCATCATCTGCTTTCCTTGGCCAGCATTCTTTTCATTCGGGCCAGTAACTTTCAGTTGGCATTGGCCCAGTGTGCCACtgtcaggtcattatcagcacgCAGCGGCAAAAAAATTGGTGCAACCATATCATGTGCTGGTGGCGTCAACAGGAAAAATTGTGTCACCGGTGGTAAAAGTTAGTTTTGAGCCGTGCTGTTGAATGCCTTTGATCTATCAATGTCTGTCATTCTGTTCCTATTGTATTGTAGACACTGACCCAGTGAAGGAGGTCGGGTCTGAGGGAGAGACGCGGCTAGGAGTGAGGGACCGacggaagggaaggagagagagacgctCCACCGGGGTGGTTCAACTAGGGGTAAGCGGAGGAACCCCTTCATACATATTCATAGTATTCGTGCTAGAGCTATTGACGTCTTTGTTCTCATCGTTTGACCATTTCCTCTTTTGTATAAACTGATTGAACTTTAATTTGACTATCAACCAATATCACTCTTTCTTGTCCACTTCCAACATGCCACAAGTACAAAATAAATATTATGTCCAACAAAGACAAAGAGGAAATGCAACAGTATGTTGTAACCTCATACTCAGAACAGGAACTCATACCCCACCTGAAATGTTGGGGTTTTTTCTTCCCTTTTTCAGTTGTGTAATTGCTACATTTCTGTATTTTGACTGCTTTATAGTGTAGACCTGAAATATAGGactttccccccccacacacaaaatgTTGGAATCTGATGGTTTGTCACAAAAATGGTCTTGTATTACAATGCCTGGTAAAATATTAGTGGTCAATGTCAAACGTACCATTGTTAACGTGGTATTTGTTACAATGTTCATTATACACTgtaactatttttttttttttacaagaatGAACATTTGGATGCAATGGATGAAGCCCAACAGGATGAAAACCACTG harbors:
- the LOC106564933 gene encoding protein phosphatase 1 regulatory subunit 12C isoform X1, with protein sequence MGDTAKDKRQEQLKRWSGSSTDREPGVPRRRWRGNVEDAGGSEALNNVVSKDHSQGVEGSGSTTGEAHSILLKRRRRVRFDTAAEFLAACASGDTDEAQEMLKDARETEGKNGDFQGEVVNCANADGITALHQACIDGSMEVMVFLLAQGANINQVDSEGWTPLHVAATCGNLEITDFLLQQGASLTAVNCDGDVPLDIAEDEATESLLHQYTVRQGVDVEAAKRVEEEQIMKDARAWLTEGPPSELRHPKTGATPLHVAAAKGYLEAIKLLCQCGLDVSEMDCDGWTPLHAASHWGQGDACRILAEQLCDMEACSNGGQTPFDVADESVVSLLEELSQKQANWRNEQSIMDRQNPAGSTAAKADNKRRRTSVCRMSSREKMNVQDQSKERRSKGLELSEEKESSPEGSTLSSPDTESANSTVSPAEKQTPEEKDVEERDQDRASRTARVQPTPQRKDPLADSPNNTNPDRRKFQAPVRDEESESQRKARSRLMRQSRRSTQGVTLTDLKEAEKSVAKPADPAPSNILHVSPIVTITPAERDTDPVKEVGSEGETRLGVRDRRKGRRERRSTGVVQLGNEHLDAMDEAQQDENHCHSSPSEPQLGDSSPEYKMLYMSVLQENGLLRDKLQETALLLSQSKVELERLRQSQESNTERPALLELERFEKRALQRKAVELEDELKVLVDLRADNQRLKDENAALIRVISKLSK
- the LOC106564933 gene encoding protein phosphatase 1 regulatory subunit 12C isoform X2 is translated as MGDTAKDKRQEQLKRWSGSSTDREPGVPRRRWRGNVEDAGGSEALNNVVSKDHSQGVEGSGSTTGEAHSILLKRRRRVRFDTAAEFLAACASGDTDEAQEMLKDARETEGKNGDFQGEVVNCANADGITALHQACIDGSMEVMVFLLAQGANINQVDSEGWTPLHVAATCGNLEITDFLLQQGASLTAVNCDGDVPLDIAEDEATESLLHQYTVRQGVDVEAAKRVEEEQIMKDARAWLTEGPPSELRHPKTGATPLHVAAAKGYLEAIKLLCQCGLDVSEMDCDGWTPLHAASHWGQGDACRILAEQLCDMEACSNGGQTPFDVADESVVSLLEELSQKQANWRNEQSIMDRQNPAGSTAAKADNKRRRTSVCRMSSREKMNVQDQSKERRSKGLELSEEKESSPEGSTLSSPDTESANSTVSPAEKTPEEKDVEERDQDRASRTARVQPTPQRKDPLADSPNNTNPDRRKFQAPVRDEESESQRKARSRLMRQSRRSTQGVTLTDLKEAEKSVAKPADPAPSNILHVSPIVTITPAERDTDPVKEVGSEGETRLGVRDRRKGRRERRSTGVVQLGNEHLDAMDEAQQDENHCHSSPSEPQLGDSSPEYKMLYMSVLQENGLLRDKLQETALLLSQSKVELERLRQSQESNTERPALLELERFEKRALQRKAVELEDELKVLVDLRADNQRLKDENAALIRVISKLSK